TCAACGATACTCTTAACTCCATTTGAGTTTACTATTGACGGAAGACTGAGTGCAACTTCTTCAATACCATAATTGCCATTGATAACTGTGCTAACTGTTCTTATTGTGTTTTGATCCTTAAGTAAAGATTCAAGAATCGTGTTGATTGAAACAGCAATAGCATAGTATGTAGCACCCTTCCTCTTGATAATTTCAGCTCCAGCAGTTTTAACATCTACCATAATAGCTTCCTTATCTGCTTCACTTATACCATAAGCCGGATCAGCAAAATACTCGTTAATGTTCTTTCCTGCGATATGAGTTGCACTCCAAAGAGGCAGCTGAGAATCGCCGTGTTCACCAATAATATATCCGTGAACATTTCTTACGTCCACATCAAATTTCTCACTGAGCAAATATCTGAACCTTGAGCTGTCAAGTACTGTTCCTGTTCCCAATACTCTTCCTGCAGGCAAGCCTGACCACTTTTGTATCTTGTATGTCAGAACGTCTACGGGGTTTGCTACTACAAGGATTACTCCACGAGTATAATACTTCATGATATTGCTTGTGATTTCCTTTGCGATTGCTACATTTTTCTTCGCAAGGTCAATACGTGTTTCACCTGGCTTACGATTTGCTCCTGCTGTAATAACTATCACATCACAATCCGCAACGTCGGAATAATCTCCGTCATAAACCTTCATCTGTCCTAAAAATGAAAGCCCATGATTAATATCCATCGCTTCACCTGCAGCTTTTTCTTTAGCTACGTCAATTAAAACCAATTCGCTAACCATTTGATTAAGTGATAATGCGAATGCTGCTGATGCACCTACAAAGCCGGCACCAATAATTGCTACTTTTGATCTGTTCTTTCCCATTTTAAATCCTACCTTTATATTTATTTCACTTTAATTTTATTCATTATAACAACATATTTAGTAAACTACAATAATTCTACAAAAATTTTTTCTGTTAAAATGAAAGTTATTTTTTTTATGGTTTTATTTTTGCTTTTTCGGGCCAATATAATAATAGCAATTTATATATCAAATGATATTTATGTTGACATATATATATAAATTTGATATACTGGTATATACAGGAGGGTATTATGCATGGAAGCTAATCTAGTAACAAAAGAAGAGTTTATCGCAAAGGTTGAAGAGTTAATAGCAAATGGTGATGGCCCCTTTAGTATAGCAGTAGCTGACGTTGATAACTTCGAAAATATAAATAAAATATATGGCTACCCTATTGGTGATGAGGTAATTAAAAAACTCCTGTCAGTATTTAGACAAAATTTATCCGGCATTGATCTGATTACCCGTCATGGCGATGAACTCAACATACTCCTTGTAAAAAAAGGTTCTGAAAGAAGCTTTATGGAGATGGAAGAAATAAGACGATATCTTTCGGACAATACATTTAATCTAAGTTATAAAGACAAGACAGAAAATGTTTATATAACTGTTAGCTGCGGGATAGCAAGCTATCCAAGAGATTCAAAAAATCCAATAGAGTTGTTCAGGGTGGCTGACAGTGCCATGTTCAGGGCAAAAAAGCTAGGTAAGAACAAGGTTTGCTTGTCCGAAGTAGAAAGCATGGTATTAAAATCCAGTTATTTTACGAAGACACAGGTTGACAGACTTGCCGAACTATCCAAAGAGACAGAAAAAACTGAAGCTTTCCTTCTTCGTGAAGCTTTGGATGATTTGTTTAAAAAACACAGCAAATAATAGTTATTGTTTACTCTCTCAAATGTAAGTTTAGTAACGTTTTAATAAGTTTGTTCGGTTGGATGGTTAAAGCCATTTTCAAGAGAATCAGGCTTCTGGGGTGGGAAGCTTATATTGGTATTAGTGCATATAAGTTTTCTACCCTTTTATATACTATTATGAAAGGCAACCAAAGTAACCAACACTTTACATTTGTGCTTTTCGTATATTTAAATTTAATATTTTTAGCTTCGCTGAGTCCAGAAATGGAGCGGGAGAACCAATTTATGGGGTGAGTCCGGCATGTTGTCCGGTAGGGTTAAGCTCTTTCGACCCGAATCCGTCAGCTAATCTCGTAAGCGTTGGAAGAGAAGGTGATTGATATGCTCTGATTATACCTTTTATTTGGTATACCCGTTATTGACGGCATACGCTATGGATACTTCTCCGTAGCGTTTTTTATTTTAATAATGATCTTACTCCTACAATTTAATCACGTTCAATTTTTAGTAAAAATAATGTATCGGAGGTAATTATTATGATTAGAGTTTGCATATCTGGACTTGGAAAAACAGGTAAGGAAATAGCTAAGGTTTTAATGGAGCAAGAAGATATAAAGCTTGTATCAGCAATTTGCAGCCCCAGTAGCGATAAAAGCGGCAAGGATTTGGGGGAAGTCATAGGCAGTGGCAGAACAGGAATTATTGTAGAAAGCTCAGACAATCTGGAACAAGTTATTTTCAGAACAAGGCCTGATGTGGTTGTAGACTTCTCGAGCCCTGAGGCAGCATTGAAAAACGCCAGGGTCTTTTCAAGAATGAAGGTAAATATCGTCATTGGTACAACAGGGTTTTCCAAGCTTGGCTTAAAAAAGCTTCTTGTACTTGCTACAAAACATAGAAATGCTATTGTATACGCACCAAATA
The Pseudobacteroides sp. genome window above contains:
- a CDS encoding L-lactate dehydrogenase, whose amino-acid sequence is MGKNRSKVAIIGAGFVGASAAFALSLNQMVSELVLIDVAKEKAAGEAMDINHGLSFLGQMKVYDGDYSDVADCDVIVITAGANRKPGETRIDLAKKNVAIAKEITSNIMKYYTRGVILVVANPVDVLTYKIQKWSGLPAGRVLGTGTVLDSSRFRYLLSEKFDVDVRNVHGYIIGEHGDSQLPLWSATHIAGKNINEYFADPAYGISEADKEAIMVDVKTAGAEIIKRKGATYYAIAVSINTILESLLKDQNTIRTVSTVINGNYGIEEVALSLPSIVNSNGVKSIVDLKLADDELAALKHSAEQLKIVLNEVKDI
- a CDS encoding GGDEF domain-containing protein, with product MEANLVTKEEFIAKVEELIANGDGPFSIAVADVDNFENINKIYGYPIGDEVIKKLLSVFRQNLSGIDLITRHGDELNILLVKKGSERSFMEMEEIRRYLSDNTFNLSYKDKTENVYITVSCGIASYPRDSKNPIELFRVADSAMFRAKKLGKNKVCLSEVESMVLKSSYFTKTQVDRLAELSKETEKTEAFLLREALDDLFKKHSK